CTTCATGCAGCCCTCGGCGAACTCGAGCTGCGAGCCACAATCGGGGCAGGCACCGGTGAGCACCGGCTGCTGGTGCACCGAGTGGAGCTGCTCGCCGCCCGGGGCCACCGACTTCTGCACCTGCGCGACGGTGGGCACCAGGGACGTGGGCGGCAGGGCCGCCGGCTGGCCGCCGGTGGGCAGCAGCTCCTGCTGGATGCCGGCCTTCTCCTGCATCCACTTCTCGATGGCGATGCCGACGGCATCCGGGACCGACAGGACCTTGTTGGGGCCGAGGCCGATGGCGCGGTCGGAGCTGATGCCGCGGATCTGGCGGTGGATCTCCTTGAGCGGGATCCCGGAACGAAGCGCCAGGCTGATGAGGCGGCCCATGGCCTCGACGTCGGCCATGATGGCCCCGCCGGCCTTGCCGAGGCTCATGAAGACCTCGAAGGGCTGGCCCCGGTCGTCCTCGGTGATGGTGACGTAGAGGGTGCCGAGCGGGGTCTCGACGCGCCGGGTGATGCCGCGGAGCATCTCGGGCCGGGAGCGCTTCTGGCGACGCTGCAGGTTCTCGGCCTCGAGGTCGAGGACCATGCGGCGGAGCCGCTCGTTCTCGGCGCGGATCTCGGCGATCTCGCCATGGAGGTCGGCGGCATCGGCGCGGGCCGGCGCCTCGGCGCCTCCCGACATGTCGAGGTCGGCGCGGGCCTCCGCCTTGCCGGAGCTGGTGGCCTGCTCGGCCACCTTCTTGGCGGTGGAGCCGGTGGAGAGCACTTGCATGTCTCGGCTGCCGTCGCGGTAGACGGTGACGCCCTTGCAGCCCAGGGAGAAGGCGAGGCGGTAGATCTCCTCGACGTATTCCTCGGTGGCGTCGTTGGCGAAGTTGCAGGTCTTGGAGATGGCGCTGTCGTTGTGGGCCTGGAAGGCCGCCTGCATCCGGATGTGCCACTCCGGCTGGATCTCGTTGGCCGTGGCGAAGACCCGCTGCCACTTCTCCGGGACCTCGGGGAGGTGGATGGTGCCGGCCTCGGCGATCTGCTTCATGAGGGCCTCGGAATACCACCCCTCGCGCTGGGCAGTGGCAACGAAATCCTCGTTGACGTCCGGCATCAGGACGCCGGCCTGGTTGCGCATGAAGGCCACGGCGAACAGCGGCTCGATGCCGGAGCTGCAGCCGGCGATGATCGAGATGGTGCCGGTGGGCGCCACGGTGGTGACATTGCAGTTGCGCAGGCGGCGCATGGGGCGGACACGATTGCCCTGGGCATCCCGGCCACAGCTGGCGTCGGGGCCCCAGATGCTCTTCTCCCACTCCGGGAAGACGCCACGCTGGCTGGCGAGCCGCTCCGACTCGACCTTGGCCTCCTCGTCGAGGAAGGCCATGATCCGCCGGCCCATCTCCACGCCCTCGTCGCTGTCGTACGGGATGCCCAGCCGGATGAGCAGGTCGGCCAGGCCCATGATGCCGAGGCCGATGCGCCGGATGCGCTTGGAGAGGTCGTCGATCTCGGGCAGCGGGTAGTTGTTGGCGTCGATCACGTTCTCGAGGAAGTGGGTCGAGAGGTGGATCGCCTGGCGCAGGTGCTCCCAGTCGACCTGGCCGTCCTTGACGAAGTACCCGACGTTGATCGAGCCGAGGTTGCAGACGTCATACGGCAGCAGGGGCTGCTCGCCGCAGGGGTTGGTGGCCTCGTAGGCGCCGAGGTGCGGCACCGGGTTGTACTGGTTGGCGCGATCGATGAAGAACACCCCCGGCTCGCCGGTCTTCCAGGCGCCGTGGATGATCCGGCTCCAGACCTCGCGGGCCTTGAGCTTGCCCACGACCTGCTGGGTCTTGGGGTGGATCAGGTCGTACTCGCCATCGACCTCGACCGCCGCCATGAAGGCGTCGGTGACGGCGACGGAGATGTTGAAGTTGGTGATCTTGGTGATGTCGTCCTTGCAGGTGATGAAATCCATGATGTCCGGGTGGTCCACCCGGAGGATCCCCATGTTGGCGCCCCGGCGGGTGCCACCCTGCTTCACGACATCGGTGGAGGCGTCATAGAGGCTCATGAACGACACCGGCCCGCTGGCCACGCCCATCGTGGACCGGACGATGTCGTTCTTGGGCCGCAGCCGCGAGAACGAGAAGCCGGTGCCCCCGCCGGACTGGTGCACCAAGGCCATGGAGCGCAGCGTGTCGTAGATGCCGCTGCGGCCGTTGGACAGGGCGTCTTCCACCGGGAGCACGAAGCACGCCGACAGCTGGCCCAGGGGCCGGCCGGCATTCATCAGGGTGGGGCTGTTCGGCATGAACATGCGGTGGGCCATCAGGCCGAAGAACGCCTCGGCCAGGGCCTCGACGGCCCCGGCGGAGGCGCCGTACCGGCGATCCGGCTCCGCGATGGTGCGGGCCACGCGCCAGAAGAGGTCGGGGGACGATTCGGTGGGCTTGCCCTGGTCATCCTTGATCAGGTAGCGCTTTTCCAGCACCGTGATGGCGTTGGCGGACAGGTCGAGCACGTGCTTCGAATCGTTGGAAATCGCCATGGCGGTCCCTGCAGTCGGGGCGAGAGGTGTCACCAAACAGCCGTTGTCAGATCACGGAATCGTCAACTTCGGGGGAGTCAAAAGTAGAAACGGAGGGGCCCAACGACAATACGCGGGAAACCCACGCAATCGCGCGGAAAACTGCTTTTCACATCACAAAGGTGCCGACGATCAATCCGCGGCCGTTCCGGGAGCGCCCACTCGCCTTCGCCAACCGCGCCGCCGTCACTTGACAAGTGGAAAAGAGCCAGAGCGATGCCGGCGCGCCTGCGTCACGTAATGCTGCCACGTCTGCGCGATCCGCGAAGCCAGGCGCTCGTCCACCGGACGGACAATCCGCGCGGGCATGCCCATCACCAGCATCCCTGGCGGCACCTCCATCCCCTCGGGGATGAGCGCCCCGGCCCCCACGAAGCTCCC
The Gemmatimonadota bacterium DNA segment above includes these coding regions:
- a CDS encoding vitamin B12-dependent ribonucleotide reductase; the encoded protein is MAISNDSKHVLDLSANAITVLEKRYLIKDDQGKPTESSPDLFWRVARTIAEPDRRYGASAGAVEALAEAFFGLMAHRMFMPNSPTLMNAGRPLGQLSACFVLPVEDALSNGRSGIYDTLRSMALVHQSGGGTGFSFSRLRPKNDIVRSTMGVASGPVSFMSLYDASTDVVKQGGTRRGANMGILRVDHPDIMDFITCKDDITKITNFNISVAVTDAFMAAVEVDGEYDLIHPKTQQVVGKLKAREVWSRIIHGAWKTGEPGVFFIDRANQYNPVPHLGAYEATNPCGEQPLLPYDVCNLGSINVGYFVKDGQVDWEHLRQAIHLSTHFLENVIDANNYPLPEIDDLSKRIRRIGLGIMGLADLLIRLGIPYDSDEGVEMGRRIMAFLDEEAKVESERLASQRGVFPEWEKSIWGPDASCGRDAQGNRVRPMRRLRNCNVTTVAPTGTISIIAGCSSGIEPLFAVAFMRNQAGVLMPDVNEDFVATAQREGWYSEALMKQIAEAGTIHLPEVPEKWQRVFATANEIQPEWHIRMQAAFQAHNDSAISKTCNFANDATEEYVEEIYRLAFSLGCKGVTVYRDGSRDMQVLSTGSTAKKVAEQATSSGKAEARADLDMSGGAEAPARADAADLHGEIAEIRAENERLRRMVLDLEAENLQRRQKRSRPEMLRGITRRVETPLGTLYVTITEDDRGQPFEVFMSLGKAGGAIMADVEAMGRLISLALRSGIPLKEIHRQIRGISSDRAIGLGPNKVLSVPDAVGIAIEKWMQEKAGIQQELLPTGGQPAALPPTSLVPTVAQVQKSVAPGGEQLHSVHQQPVLTGACPDCGSQLEFAEGCMKCHVCGFSECG